TCCATGGCAGATGTGAGACTTGTTTATCATGAGTCCATATTGGTCGGATCGAATTTTCCACAATTGAATGCACTACTAGTCTCTTCTCCTGTATTGCCTAATCCATCCGTGTTCACTTTGTAAAGATGTTAATAGTAACATATCACACTGATAGAATGAAGATATCATGTCTTGGCATCCTCTCTCACTTTTGGTACTTGCTATACTACTATTGTCATACAAAATCTCTTGCAAGCTTTTCTATGCACATATATTTTCTTGTCTGCTGCTCAATTTCACAAATCCTCTAATAGATGTATGCAAAAACTTGAAACTCAAAAGAGTAGTGGATTTGTATTAGTTTTCTTTGTTTTAAATATACACAACCACCACAGTAGTTGGTTGAGGTGTATTTTTTGTTGGTTAATCATCAAATGAATGTTTTCTTTAGAAGGTAAATGGCAAATGTGGGATTTGAATTCAACATCTTATGATATAACTAACTggcattaatattatttaaaattttaattgatgtTAAGAATATTGAGGATCTTATTTTGGATgtttataatattgattatgTAACTAATATTTTGAGAGGCATTTATGTTATATATTCATAGTGAATAACCCTCTATAAACAAGGGATGCATAATGCATTAGTTCATATTTTTTTTAGTATATGTTAACATAAATACAGTATTATTGATTGTGATTGAAAATGATTAGCTTGAGTTCTTTGAATGAGCATTAATGAAAGTTAATATATGCAAATTCTCCTttcagtaaaataaaaaaaaattaatgaggtTATCCTTTTTTAAATGGCATGACTGCCCCTTAATAAATTGGCCGTTTTTATATATTTGTCAAAATATATAtcctttttaatatttatatattaaaaagggcgtttttttttttatatttacccttctaaactatatatatatatatgtatatatttatatacatatatatatacacatatatatatatatatacatatatatatatatatacatatatatatacatatatacatatatacatatatatatatatatacatatatacatatatacatatatatatatacatatatacatatatacatatatatatatatatatagatatatacatatatatatatatatatatatatatatatatatatatatatatatatatatatatatagtttataggggtaaatataaaaataagaaaatatgaaGGATATATGTGTAATTTTTCCAGTAAGTCGCACACTGCTATAATATGAGCCACGGAATGGCGTGGTCGAGCAAACGCCAGTCGTGGCTTCTTCACGGTAGCAGAGCCGCAGAAGTGGGAGGAGGTGCGCGCAACGAGAACGGCCATGGCAGCTCCGGCGCTCGCCTCTCTCCTCATCTCATGCCCGGTTCGTCATCGAGCCCTGTCTCTGGCGCCAACATCTGCACCTCTCGTAAGCGGAGGTGGTTGCTCCTCTCCTCGACCCCCGGGGGAGCGCCTTGGCCCGACGAAGCGGCGGCCCCACATCTTCCGCTGCTCGGCGGCCAACAAGCCGTCGCCTTCCACCGAGATCAGGTCATCGACGAGTCCACCCCTCTTGCTTCTTGTTTCTTTGCGCTCGAATTGGAAAGATCCGAATGATTGCTGTTAGGGCTTATTTATGTCTTGGTAACTAGCGTTACGTCTCCTGTCTTTCTGATTTCAACAAGAATTATAGTAATGTCACCCTGTTCTTCAATTTCTCGGAAAAAAGAGGtcttttttttagatttaaatttcgttttttttttgtctctagtTCAACAGCCAAGATAAGAAGTGAAGTCCTCTCACCATTTCGTTCGGTGCGGATGTTCTTCTATCTTGCGTTCATGGCAAGTGGTGCTTTGGGAGGATTGATTTCCATCACGCGGTTGGTTCCTGCTCTTGTCAATTCGTCAAGAGCCGCAGACCTCCCTGAGATTTTAAAGGGGTTTGGGATAGATCTCGGAGCAGTTCTGTTTTTTGCATTTCTGTATACGAGGGAGAGCAGTGCCAAAAATGCTCAGCTAGCAAAGTTATCGAGGGAGGAAAACCTCTCCAAGCTTAAGCTTCGGGTGGACGGGAATAGAAGCATCGCGGTCGGTGATCTGAGGGGAGTCGCACGTCTTGTCATTCTCGCCGGTCCTG
Above is a genomic segment from Musa acuminata AAA Group cultivar baxijiao chromosome BXJ3-4, Cavendish_Baxijiao_AAA, whole genome shotgun sequence containing:
- the LOC135635504 gene encoding protein LOW PSII ACCUMULATION 1, chloroplastic-like, whose translation is MAAPALASLLISCPVRHRALSLAPTSAPLVSGGGCSSPRPPGERLGPTKRRPHIFRCSAANKPSPSTEISSTAKIRSEVLSPFRSVRMFFYLAFMASGALGGLISITRLVPALVNSSRAADLPEILKGFGIDLGAVLFFAFLYTRESSAKNAQLAKLSREENLSKLKLRVDGNRSIAVGDLRGVARLVILAGPASYIADSFARSKPYTDGLVERGVLVVPFATDGNTPRFDLDETDEEDEAIVDKKKRLWRLSPLYTSEWAKWLDEQKKLANVSLDSPVYLSLRMDGRVRGSGVGYPPWNALVAQLPPVKGLWSGLLDGMDGRVL